In Gemmatimonadota bacterium, a single genomic region encodes these proteins:
- a CDS encoding phosphopantetheine-binding protein translates to MNDDLKIQIKQTIVRALKLEIAPEEIGDSDVLFGGEMGLNSMAMVELVVGIEDEFGFAISDEDLSAAVFKSVQTIEDYIRSVRECVLTA, encoded by the coding sequence ATGAATGATGATCTCAAGATACAGATAAAGCAGACGATTGTGCGTGCGTTAAAACTTGAAATTGCGCCTGAGGAGATAGGAGACTCGGATGTGCTTTTTGGTGGAGAAATGGGTCTTAATTCAATGGCAATGGTAGAACTTGTCGTGGGCATAGAAGATGAATTTGGTTTTGCAATTTCTGATGAAGACCTGAGTGCCGCAGTTTTCAAAAGTGTGCAGACGATCGAAGATTATATCCGGTCTGTGCGTGAATGTGTTTTGACTGCCTGA